Proteins from a genomic interval of Fundidesulfovibrio putealis DSM 16056:
- a CDS encoding tetratricopeptide repeat protein — MRPLLPCFALMATLLWTPFPASSQETPDQTPGDLFAEGYRHLTGQGVPKDATRAAASFLEAARMGEPQAQFQLGIMFMDGLAVPRDLLWAWFWLDRAHDHPDLPDAARQLAQGRLATATLLLTADQKRRLGIN, encoded by the coding sequence ATGCGCCCCCTCCTCCCATGCTTCGCCCTGATGGCCACCCTGCTCTGGACGCCCTTTCCCGCCAGCTCGCAGGAGACGCCTGACCAGACACCCGGCGACCTCTTCGCAGAGGGCTACCGGCACCTGACCGGCCAGGGCGTCCCCAAAGACGCCACCCGCGCCGCAGCCTCCTTCCTGGAGGCCGCCCGCATGGGCGAGCCCCAGGCGCAATTCCAGCTCGGCATCATGTTCATGGACGGACTCGCCGTGCCCCGCGACCTTCTGTGGGCCTGGTTCTGGCTCGACCGCGCCCACGACCACCCCGACCTTCCCGACGCAGCCCGGCAGCTGGCCCAGGGCAGGCTCGCGACGGCCACGCTCCTGCTGACCGCTGATCAGAAGAGGCGTCTGGGCATCAACTGA
- a CDS encoding outer membrane homotrimeric porin: protein MMTGHNTLARAQALALAFLALFLAGEGRAEPAQVRMSGEHYVYGASFRNRNFIGWSTDGTQTEDAFALWQRLRLRTDVTQGDNLGFTLWLQVNNTPWGNDYLTVDNPAVSVQVFKAYLQFTVPGTDVQVTAGKQTVTLPQSEAFNGSVVMDTELGALAAKIPLAEWADLILGYGRPLSYVNALEDVAASPRNILDMAFLSLPFSSETFSVTPWTALALSMNAQGAHPYVGSPDGAPDLGYIRQELYSLGYFAGRPGYRQDTASTLWGGAASKLAVQNVALYADLIGASGGLGDAGKNKRRGLFADMALEYTGFDRVTPRVFGWWSTGEDADIANGSERMPALVRTWNAGGSYLFSTGQTFDNSTSVYASPIGAWGIGVTLDRMSLMEDLSSRLTAVYMRGTNDPAPLRRSVALNGPGYMVTMGKNLSVNEYLMGVNFDHAYAVTPQLKLIVETGFAHPGGLQKSIWGARFVNAAQDSWKVAAGFLYSF, encoded by the coding sequence ATGATGACAGGGCACAACACTCTGGCACGAGCCCAGGCGCTGGCGCTGGCGTTCCTGGCTTTGTTTCTGGCTGGCGAGGGCCGGGCCGAGCCGGCCCAGGTGCGCATGTCCGGCGAGCACTACGTGTACGGCGCGTCCTTCAGGAACCGCAATTTCATCGGCTGGAGCACGGACGGGACGCAGACCGAGGACGCCTTCGCCCTGTGGCAGCGGCTGCGTCTGCGCACGGACGTCACCCAGGGGGACAACCTGGGGTTCACCCTGTGGCTCCAGGTGAACAACACACCCTGGGGAAACGATTACCTCACCGTGGACAACCCGGCTGTGTCGGTGCAGGTGTTCAAGGCGTATCTCCAGTTCACGGTGCCGGGCACGGACGTGCAGGTGACCGCCGGGAAGCAGACCGTGACCCTGCCGCAGTCCGAGGCCTTCAACGGCAGCGTGGTGATGGACACGGAGCTGGGGGCCTTGGCCGCGAAGATTCCCCTGGCCGAGTGGGCCGACCTGATCCTGGGCTACGGCAGGCCGCTCTCCTACGTGAACGCCCTGGAGGACGTGGCCGCATCCCCGCGCAACATCCTGGACATGGCGTTCCTCAGCCTGCCCTTCAGCTCGGAGACATTCTCCGTGACGCCCTGGACCGCGCTGGCCCTGTCCATGAACGCGCAAGGGGCGCACCCCTACGTCGGCAGCCCGGACGGCGCGCCGGACCTGGGCTACATCCGCCAGGAGCTCTACTCCCTGGGCTACTTCGCGGGCAGGCCGGGCTACCGGCAGGACACGGCGTCGACCCTGTGGGGCGGGGCGGCCTCAAAGCTGGCCGTGCAGAACGTGGCTCTTTATGCCGACCTGATAGGCGCAAGCGGGGGCCTGGGGGATGCGGGCAAGAATAAGCGGCGCGGCCTGTTCGCGGACATGGCCCTGGAGTACACGGGGTTCGACCGGGTGACGCCGCGTGTGTTCGGCTGGTGGTCCACAGGCGAGGACGCGGACATCGCCAACGGGTCAGAGCGCATGCCTGCCCTGGTGCGCACCTGGAACGCGGGCGGCTCCTACCTGTTCAGCACCGGGCAGACCTTCGACAACTCCACCAGCGTGTATGCGAGCCCCATCGGGGCCTGGGGAATCGGCGTCACCCTGGACAGGATGTCCCTGATGGAAGACCTCTCCTCGCGCCTGACGGCGGTGTACATGCGCGGCACAAACGATCCCGCGCCGCTTCGGCGCTCCGTGGCCCTGAACGGTCCCGGTTATATGGTGACCATGGGCAAGAACCTGAGCGTGAACGAGTACCTGATGGGCGTGAACTTCGATCACGCCTACGCGGTGACCCCGCAGCTCAAGCTGATCGTGGAGACGGGGTTCGCGCACCCTGGCGGCCTGCAAAAGAGCATCTGGGGGGCGCGGTTCGTGAACGCCGCGCAGGACTCGTGGAAGGTCGCCGCAGGTTTTCTCTATAGTTTTTGA
- the hcp gene encoding hydroxylamine reductase, with the protein MFCYQCEQTSHGKGCDKIGVCSKDETTSNLQDLLVYALRGLSLVAEEGRKVGVVDVNADRHVPAMLFSTLTNVNFDPARFQAWIKQTVQLRDALAAKVKAAGGTIPGHATVTFTPAADLAGLIAQASEGKGGMKDNPDTDPDIVSLQHMVLFGLKGVAAYADHARILGVENKEIYDYIHEAMAAATKPGLGMDYWFNSCIRCGQVNLLAMEALDKGNTDTYGHPKPTGVPLGQIKGKAILITGHDLKDLEELLKQTVGKGINVYTHGEMLPTHGYPKLKETYPHLYGHYGTAWQNQQKEFAAFPGAVLFTTNCLMKPAQSYADNVFTHGLVGFPGIKHVEGYDFSAVIEHALKMPGFTADAPGKQVLTGFGRNAVLGVADKVIDAVKSGAIRHFFLVAGCDGAKPGRNYYTEFVEKLPQDTVVLTLACGKFRFFDKDLGNIGGIPRLLDIGQCNDAYSAIQIAVALAGAFKCDVNELPLSMILSWYEQKAVAILLTLVALGIKNVRLGPSLPAFITPNVLKVLVDKLNIMPITTPDEDIKAILG; encoded by the coding sequence ATGTTCTGTTATCAGTGTGAGCAGACCAGCCACGGCAAGGGCTGCGACAAGATTGGCGTGTGCAGCAAGGACGAGACCACCTCCAACCTTCAGGACCTCCTGGTTTACGCGCTGCGGGGCCTCTCCCTGGTGGCCGAGGAAGGCCGCAAGGTCGGCGTGGTTGACGTAAACGCAGACCGCCACGTGCCCGCCATGCTCTTCTCCACCCTGACCAACGTGAACTTCGATCCCGCCCGCTTCCAGGCCTGGATCAAGCAGACCGTCCAGCTGCGCGACGCCCTGGCCGCCAAGGTCAAGGCCGCTGGTGGAACCATCCCCGGCCACGCCACCGTCACCTTCACTCCCGCCGCCGACCTGGCCGGACTGATCGCCCAGGCCTCCGAAGGCAAGGGCGGCATGAAGGACAATCCCGACACCGATCCGGACATCGTGTCGCTCCAGCACATGGTGCTGTTCGGCCTGAAGGGCGTCGCCGCCTACGCCGACCATGCCCGCATCCTCGGCGTCGAGAACAAGGAAATTTACGACTACATCCACGAGGCCATGGCCGCCGCCACCAAGCCGGGCCTGGGCATGGACTACTGGTTCAACTCCTGCATCCGCTGCGGCCAGGTCAACCTGCTGGCCATGGAAGCGCTGGACAAGGGCAACACCGACACCTACGGCCACCCCAAGCCCACCGGCGTGCCGCTGGGACAGATCAAGGGCAAGGCCATCCTGATCACCGGCCACGACCTGAAGGACCTGGAAGAGCTCCTGAAGCAGACCGTGGGCAAGGGCATCAACGTGTACACACACGGCGAGATGCTGCCCACCCACGGCTACCCCAAGCTGAAGGAGACCTACCCGCACCTCTACGGCCACTACGGCACCGCCTGGCAGAACCAGCAGAAAGAGTTCGCCGCCTTCCCCGGCGCGGTCCTCTTCACCACCAACTGCCTGATGAAGCCCGCCCAGTCCTACGCGGACAACGTCTTCACCCACGGCCTGGTCGGCTTCCCCGGCATCAAGCACGTTGAAGGCTACGACTTCTCCGCCGTGATCGAACACGCCCTGAAGATGCCCGGCTTCACAGCCGACGCCCCCGGCAAGCAGGTGCTCACCGGCTTTGGCCGCAACGCGGTGCTGGGCGTCGCCGACAAGGTCATCGACGCCGTGAAGTCCGGCGCCATCCGCCACTTCTTCCTGGTGGCAGGCTGCGACGGCGCCAAGCCCGGCCGCAACTACTACACCGAGTTCGTCGAAAAGCTGCCCCAGGACACCGTGGTCCTGACCCTGGCTTGCGGCAAGTTCCGCTTCTTCGACAAGGACCTGGGCAACATCGGCGGCATCCCGAGGCTCCTGGACATCGGCCAGTGCAACGACGCCTACTCCGCCATCCAGATCGCCGTGGCCCTGGCCGGAGCCTTCAAGTGCGACGTGAACGAGCTGCCCCTGTCCATGATCCTGTCCTGGTACGAGCAGAAGGCCGTGGCCATTCTGCTGACCCTGGTGGCGCTCGGCATCAAGAACGTGCGCCTGGGACCCAGCCTGCCCGCCTTCATCACCCCCAACGTGCTGAAGGTGCTGGTGGACAAGCTGAACATCATGCCCATCACCACCCCGGACGAGGACATCAAGGCCATCCTGGGCTAG
- a CDS encoding ABC transporter ATP-binding protein: MLELSGVTLAYGPVLAVRDATIRVDQGEIVTLIGANGAGKTTILRAISRLISPKSGTISFDGHDLAGLTPDKVLRLGLAHCPEGRQVLARQSVRDNLELGAYIRSDKAGVQADLEKVYGLFPRLKERAGQLAGTLSGGEQQMLAIGRAMMCRPKLLLLDEPSLGLAPIIVQEIFQIIADLNSEGVTILLVEQNANLAMKTAHRAYVLEAGNIVAEGDAKELAGDERVKKAYLG; this comes from the coding sequence ATGCTTGAGCTCTCCGGAGTCACCCTGGCCTATGGTCCGGTGCTTGCCGTGCGCGACGCCACCATCCGCGTCGACCAGGGCGAGATCGTCACGCTCATCGGAGCCAACGGCGCGGGCAAGACCACCATCCTGCGCGCCATCTCGCGCCTCATCTCCCCGAAATCCGGCACCATCAGCTTTGACGGGCATGACCTCGCCGGGCTCACCCCGGACAAGGTGCTGCGCCTGGGCTTGGCCCACTGCCCCGAGGGGCGCCAGGTGCTGGCCCGCCAATCCGTGCGCGACAACCTGGAGCTCGGAGCCTACATCCGCTCCGACAAGGCCGGGGTGCAGGCCGACCTGGAAAAGGTCTACGGGCTCTTTCCGCGCCTCAAGGAGCGCGCCGGGCAGCTGGCCGGGACGCTCTCCGGCGGCGAGCAGCAGATGCTGGCCATCGGCCGCGCCATGATGTGCCGCCCGAAGCTCCTGCTTCTGGACGAGCCGAGCCTGGGGCTTGCGCCCATCATCGTGCAGGAGATCTTCCAGATCATCGCTGATTTGAACTCCGAAGGCGTCACCATCCTGCTGGTGGAGCAGAACGCCAACCTCGCCATGAAGACCGCCCACCGCGCCTACGTGCTTGAGGCGGGAAACATCGTGGCCGAGGGCGACGCCAAGGAACTCGCGGGCGACGAGCGCGTGAAGAAGGCGTATCTGGGGTAG
- a CDS encoding ABC transporter ATP-binding protein gives MSAVLSVENLSKSFGGLMAVMGVGFEVAEGEIFGLIGPNGAGKTTLFNMLTGLTRPSSGTVRFMGRDITGMDPDVIARLGMARTFQNIRLFGGMSVLDNVRIPRHALGTSQDGAGLWAGVFGTKAAREHERDALERARSLVDLVGLSDRADAPAASLPYGARRRLEIARALALSPKLLLLDEPAAGMNPSEKQDLARFIRDIRDRFELTVLFIEHNVPMVMGLCKNVAVLNFGELLAVGSPEEVQANPAVVEAYLGESPETAMVKPEVSHA, from the coding sequence ATGAGCGCCGTCCTCTCCGTGGAGAACCTCTCCAAGAGTTTCGGCGGCCTGATGGCCGTCATGGGCGTCGGGTTCGAGGTGGCCGAGGGCGAAATCTTCGGCCTGATCGGCCCCAACGGCGCGGGCAAGACCACCCTGTTCAACATGCTCACCGGGCTTACGCGCCCAAGCTCCGGCACGGTGCGCTTCATGGGCCGCGACATCACCGGCATGGACCCGGACGTCATCGCGCGTCTGGGCATGGCCCGCACCTTCCAGAATATCCGGCTTTTCGGCGGCATGAGCGTGCTGGACAACGTGCGCATCCCGCGTCACGCCCTGGGCACGTCCCAGGACGGCGCAGGCCTCTGGGCTGGCGTCTTCGGCACCAAGGCCGCCCGCGAGCACGAGCGCGACGCCCTGGAGCGCGCCCGCTCCCTGGTGGACCTCGTCGGCCTCTCCGACCGTGCGGATGCGCCAGCGGCCAGCCTGCCCTACGGCGCGCGCCGCCGCCTGGAGATCGCCCGCGCCCTGGCCCTGTCCCCCAAGCTGCTGCTTCTGGACGAACCCGCCGCAGGCATGAACCCCTCCGAGAAGCAGGACCTTGCCCGCTTCATCCGCGACATCCGCGACCGCTTCGAGCTCACGGTGCTGTTCATCGAACACAACGTGCCCATGGTCATGGGCCTGTGCAAGAACGTCGCGGTGCTCAACTTCGGCGAGCTTCTGGCTGTGGGCAGCCCCGAAGAGGTGCAGGCCAACCCCGCCGTGGTGGAGGCCTACCTGGGCGAGTCGCCCGAGACGGCGATGGTCAAGCCGGAGGTGTCCCATGCTTGA